The Doryrhamphus excisus isolate RoL2022-K1 chromosome 18, RoL_Dexc_1.0, whole genome shotgun sequence genome contains a region encoding:
- the LOC131105966 gene encoding transcription factor HES-5-like, giving the protein MAPTISTNSQQHVTLTHKLRKPLVEKLRRERINSSIEQLKSLLPPEFLTQQQPDSKLEKADILEVTVSFLKRLKSLDGLAVHQGYSSCAREVDDFLSEERARMNFKQLQSSCKEKLREEALSPLSSAVHSSIIKQERSARSAPWRPW; this is encoded by the exons ATGGCACCTACAATCTCTACAAACTCTCAGCAGCAtgtgacactcacacacaag CTCAGAAAGCCTCTGGTGGAGAAGTTACGACGAGAGCGAATCAACAGCAGCATCGAGCAGCTCAAGTCTCTTTTGCCTCCAGAGTTCCTCACGCAGCAGCAGCCGGACTCCAAGCTGGAGAAAGCAGACATCCTGGAGGTGACTGTTTCCTTCCTGAAACGACTCAAGTCTTTGGACGGCTTGGCTGTCCATCAGGGTTACTCCAGTTGCGCCCGTGAGGTGGATGACTTTCTGTCGGAGGAGCGTGCAAGGATGAACTTCAAGCAGCTTCAGTCTTCCTGTAAGGAGAAGCTGAGAGAGGAGGCCCTCTCTCCTCTGAGCTCTGCAGTCCACAGCAGCATCATAAAACAGGAGCGCTCAGCCCGCAGCGCCCCCTGGAGGCCTTGGTAG